One genomic region from Desulfallas thermosapovorans DSM 6562 encodes:
- the wbaP gene encoding undecaprenyl-phosphate galactose phosphotransferase WbaP — protein MSLDNGLGMVKTPVPGVVGGAYTGTNKSESVNIPVANYSKRQFLATPLLMTVDCIALCISIIIAYVIRVNFLPLIFNSLPRTTWDFVFALWWLPMLVCMFFIFEKAYTRRVPFWQEAGQIVKTTTLAFLAAISFVFLTKQGDENSRTLVLLAWIISLFLVPALRYFSKRLLFKAHIWERPVIILGAGDTGKLILKAFYQEPFIGYKPIGFLDDDLDKQKFPPELPTGEKIPVLGGFDAAEAVLEKSRVRDIIVAAPGLTGKKLVQLVNKLQRKTYNLLVVPDLFGMAMEGVEIQHLFNEKTLVLKLKNNLNDRSNLVTKTIFEFIVSIILFVLLIPLMLVLAIAIKIDSRGTVFFSDTRIGKEGTEFKCYKFRTMYPDADRILAQYLKANDSARRQWDKYAKLRDYDPRVTRVGGFLRRFSLDELPQIINVIKGDMSLVGPRPYLPREKEKMLGREDILVTKPGITGLWQVSGRNDVEFNERLRLDVWYIRNWSLWLDITILMRTVAVVLRGKGAY, from the coding sequence ATGAGTCTTGATAACGGCTTGGGCATGGTAAAAACACCGGTACCCGGCGTTGTGGGCGGGGCGTATACCGGAACAAATAAGAGTGAATCAGTGAATATACCGGTGGCTAATTACAGCAAGCGCCAGTTTTTAGCAACCCCTTTGCTAATGACGGTAGATTGTATAGCTCTCTGTATTAGTATTATCATTGCCTATGTAATTCGGGTGAACTTTTTGCCCCTGATTTTTAACAGCCTACCCAGAACCACATGGGATTTTGTATTTGCGCTATGGTGGTTACCCATGCTTGTTTGTATGTTTTTTATCTTTGAAAAGGCATATACCAGGCGGGTTCCCTTTTGGCAGGAGGCAGGCCAAATAGTCAAGACTACCACACTGGCTTTTTTAGCAGCGATAAGTTTTGTGTTCTTAACCAAACAGGGTGACGAAAATTCAAGGACACTGGTTCTACTGGCCTGGATAATCAGCTTGTTCCTGGTGCCTGCCTTGCGGTACTTTAGTAAAAGATTATTGTTTAAAGCACATATTTGGGAAAGACCGGTTATCATTCTGGGGGCCGGCGATACAGGAAAACTTATCCTGAAGGCCTTTTACCAGGAACCTTTTATTGGTTATAAACCCATTGGTTTTTTGGATGACGATCTTGACAAGCAAAAGTTCCCGCCTGAATTACCCACGGGAGAGAAGATTCCAGTGCTGGGTGGTTTCGATGCTGCCGAAGCCGTTCTGGAAAAAAGCAGGGTTCGCGATATAATTGTTGCTGCTCCCGGATTAACGGGTAAAAAACTTGTGCAGCTGGTTAATAAGCTGCAGCGTAAGACATATAACCTGTTGGTAGTCCCTGATCTTTTTGGTATGGCCATGGAAGGTGTGGAAATTCAACATCTATTTAATGAAAAAACTCTCGTTTTGAAGTTGAAGAACAACCTGAACGATAGGTCCAATCTAGTTACCAAAACGATATTTGAGTTCATAGTCTCTATAATTCTTTTTGTCTTACTCATTCCCCTTATGTTGGTTCTAGCTATAGCAATTAAGATAGATTCGCGGGGAACGGTTTTTTTTAGTGATACCCGTATCGGTAAAGAAGGTACTGAATTTAAATGTTACAAGTTCAGGACAATGTATCCCGATGCCGATAGAATTCTGGCCCAGTATCTGAAGGCAAACGATTCCGCACGGCGACAGTGGGACAAATATGCAAAGCTTAGGGATTATGACCCCCGTGTTACCAGGGTGGGTGGCTTTTTGAGAAGATTTAGCCTTGATGAACTGCCCCAGATAATTAATGTAATTAAGGGCGACATGAGCCTGGTGGGGCCGCGCCCTTATCTACCACGGGAAAAGGAAAAAATGCTGGGGCGAGAGGATATTTTAGTAACAAAGCCCGGGATAACCGGACTTTGGCAGGTAAGCGGGCGAAACGATGTAGAGTTTAACGAACGCCTGCGGCTTGATGTATGGTATATTAGAAACTGGTCGCTATGGCTTGACATTACAATATTGATGCGCACTGTGGCTGTTGTATTGAGGGGTAAGGGTGCTTATTAG
- a CDS encoding ABC transporter permease codes for MKNMLTALWHYRHFILSSIRGELKSRIARSRLGALWFVLHPLAQATIFALVLAEVLGAKLPNVENKAAYPIYLMAGMAAWGLFSEILNRCLNIFVEYGGTLKKISFPRLCLPMIVWGSALLNHVLLLLAITVVFLFFGHYPGIAWLVIPLGILLISLFSFGLGVMLGIFNVFTRDVGQVMGVVMQIWFWLTPIVYPYEIIPQNLRWLADVNLMVPLVRIYQDALLYNHWPDFSTLWLPSVVAMSMFMLSFVLFRKASPELVDAL; via the coding sequence ATGAAAAATATGCTTACAGCTCTATGGCATTATCGCCACTTCATTCTTTCATCAATACGGGGAGAACTTAAGTCACGTATCGCGCGTTCGCGGTTGGGTGCCCTTTGGTTTGTCTTGCACCCTTTGGCGCAGGCAACCATATTTGCTTTGGTTTTAGCTGAAGTGCTTGGCGCCAAGTTGCCAAACGTTGAGAACAAAGCTGCATATCCCATATATCTCATGGCTGGAATGGCTGCGTGGGGGCTTTTTAGTGAAATATTAAACCGCTGTTTAAATATTTTTGTCGAGTATGGTGGCACACTTAAAAAAATTTCCTTTCCCCGCCTGTGTCTGCCCATGATTGTTTGGGGCAGTGCCCTGCTCAATCATGTCTTGCTTTTGCTGGCGATCACAGTGGTATTTCTATTTTTCGGTCATTACCCTGGAATAGCCTGGCTTGTTATTCCGTTGGGGATACTGCTGATCTCTCTGTTTTCCTTTGGTTTGGGGGTTATGCTTGGCATATTCAACGTTTTTACCAGGGATGTCGGGCAGGTTATGGGTGTGGTTATGCAAATATGGTTCTGGCTAACCCCTATAGTATATCCATACGAAATTATTCCTCAAAACCTGCGCTGGCTTGCTGATGTCAATTTGATGGTGCCGCTGGTGCGTATATACCAGGATGCCTTGCTCTACAACCACTGGCCTGATTTTAGCACGTTATGGCTCCCGTCTGTTGTTGCTATGTCAATGTTTATGCTTTCCTTTGTGCTGTTTCGTAAGGCCAGCCCGGAACTGGTGGATGCTTTATGA
- a CDS encoding glycosyltransferase yields MRIVLDLQGVQSTGSRNRGIGRYSLSLALAIARLAGEHEIIIALNSQFPETVELVRATFDGLIPQENIRLWHVPGPVQDMNFGNLWQRHAAERLREAFMSSLKPDVLFVSSLFEGLMDDAITSVGVFTNTLPTALTLYDLIPLIYREHYLQKPAVEAWYQRKLDHLRRAHLWLAISESSRQEGIEYLGLPEEWVVNISTAADARFRPIDLPGDKVEAVHKRYGLVRPFVMYTGGIDYRKNIEGLIRAYSRLSVTIRQTYQLAIVCSIQPGDKQALERLAISHGVAADEIVFTGFVPDEDLLALYNLCHAFIFPSLHEGFGLPVLEAMACGVAVIGANTSSLPEVIGKADALFDPFDDDDIAAKLTKVLIDESFRAELKRHGLKQAKMFSWDRSARRALDAMTRLHKACQQVNSKQVYCNMPSRPRLAYISPLPPEKSGIADYSAELLPELARYYDIDVIVNQREVVDPWVKANCQVRSTEWFTVNSYKYDRVLYHFGNSPFHQHMFGLLNQHPGVVVLHDFFLSNIIAHMEELGSNTYEWIKSLYLSHGYHAVCERFQATDKANVILKYPCNFSVLQQAIGVIVHSEFSRCLGVQWYGAEMVQEWHVIPLLRGPAHALSRSIARRALGLEESGFVVCSFGMLGPTKLNHRLLEAWLTTPLAKDKNCRLFFVGENQSGEYGAKMLEAIRKSGCADRISITGFMPVEQYRQYLAAADVAVQLRSFSRGETSAAVLDCMNYNLPTLVNAHGSLAELPGDCVVMLPDDFTNEQLAQALEALWRDPQQRQAIGNRASNHILAHHAPRRIADQYTQAIESFYNSPAVLRQRLIQSIVAIEGAPGEEGSWLNLARAVTEDLPLPQPQKQLLVDISVLVEQDAKSGIQRVVRSVLMELLEHPPAGFRVEPVYAKTEVPYHYARRFTMKFMSCPDDVLIDEPVEFHQGDIFLGLDLASGIVPHHSQFFAKMRDQGGYVYFIIYDILPILYPDFFSTAVRDLHIKWLNTITRQGYGALCISRAVADELAMWLESVQVHRHRPFKIGWFHLGADIDASLPTRGLPDRFDAQLAQLRTLPSVLMVGTVEPRKGHSQALAAFERLWAQGMEANLVIVGKQGWMVEELAGRLQNHPELGKRLFWYQGISDEALLKLYETATGVLIASEGEGFGLPLIEAARHCRPILARDIPVFREVAGDYASYFSADTPEELAEALREWLIALQSGTVPFPEGMPWQTWADSTKQIVELLTDSNHPNWIHHWLPASNSKLTKN; encoded by the coding sequence GTGAGAATCGTGCTGGATTTACAAGGTGTTCAAAGTACAGGTAGTCGTAACCGTGGTATTGGCCGTTATTCTCTTTCACTGGCGCTAGCAATAGCACGCTTAGCCGGAGAACATGAGATTATAATTGCTTTAAACAGTCAATTTCCTGAAACCGTCGAACTGGTCAGAGCGACCTTTGATGGCTTAATTCCCCAGGAGAACATTCGGCTCTGGCATGTGCCGGGACCGGTGCAGGACATGAATTTTGGTAACCTTTGGCAACGCCATGCAGCTGAGCGCCTGCGTGAGGCCTTTATGTCCAGCCTTAAGCCAGATGTGCTTTTTGTGTCTAGTTTATTCGAAGGCCTAATGGACGATGCGATTACTAGCGTTGGCGTCTTTACCAACACATTGCCTACTGCACTTACTCTTTATGATTTGATTCCCCTCATTTATCGTGAACACTATTTACAAAAACCGGCGGTGGAAGCCTGGTACCAGCGCAAACTGGATCATTTGCGACGGGCACATTTGTGGCTGGCTATATCAGAGTCATCGCGGCAGGAAGGGATTGAATATCTGGGGTTGCCAGAGGAGTGGGTAGTCAACATCTCTACTGCTGCTGATGCTCGCTTTCGGCCGATTGACCTGCCTGGTGACAAAGTTGAGGCCGTTCATAAGCGTTACGGACTAGTACGACCCTTTGTTATGTATACCGGGGGCATTGATTACCGTAAAAATATTGAAGGATTGATACGCGCTTATTCCAGGCTTTCGGTGACCATAAGGCAGACTTATCAACTAGCTATTGTTTGCTCGATACAGCCCGGGGATAAACAAGCTTTAGAACGCCTTGCTATCTCCCATGGTGTGGCTGCCGATGAGATCGTTTTTACCGGTTTTGTGCCGGACGAGGATCTTCTCGCCTTATACAATCTCTGCCATGCCTTTATTTTTCCTTCATTGCATGAAGGCTTCGGCCTACCTGTTTTGGAGGCTATGGCTTGCGGGGTGGCGGTAATTGGTGCAAACACCTCCAGCCTGCCGGAAGTGATTGGTAAAGCAGATGCTCTGTTTGATCCTTTTGATGACGATGATATTGCTGCCAAGTTAACTAAGGTCTTAATAGATGAATCTTTTCGTGCTGAACTAAAGCGGCACGGTCTCAAACAAGCTAAGATGTTCTCGTGGGATCGCAGTGCTCGTCGTGCTTTGGATGCCATGACTCGTTTACACAAAGCGTGCCAACAGGTAAACAGTAAACAAGTATATTGCAATATGCCATCTAGACCGCGTCTAGCATATATTTCGCCTTTGCCTCCCGAGAAAAGCGGTATTGCGGACTATAGCGCTGAGTTGTTACCCGAGTTGGCGCGCTATTATGATATTGATGTTATTGTTAATCAGCGGGAAGTTGTAGACCCCTGGGTCAAGGCTAACTGCCAGGTGCGCAGCACTGAATGGTTTACCGTCAACTCATATAAGTATGATCGGGTGCTTTACCATTTCGGTAATTCTCCCTTTCATCAGCACATGTTTGGGTTATTGAATCAGCACCCTGGTGTAGTGGTATTACACGACTTTTTCTTAAGCAATATTATTGCACACATGGAGGAGCTTGGTTCAAATACATATGAATGGATTAAATCACTTTATCTTTCACATGGCTATCATGCTGTCTGTGAGCGTTTTCAGGCGACGGATAAGGCGAATGTGATTTTAAAATATCCATGTAATTTTTCTGTTTTACAGCAAGCCATAGGTGTTATTGTGCATTCCGAGTTTTCTCGCTGTTTGGGAGTTCAATGGTATGGTGCTGAGATGGTACAGGAATGGCACGTAATTCCCCTTCTCAGGGGACCGGCGCATGCATTGAGTCGTAGTATTGCTAGGCGGGCGCTGGGATTGGAGGAGTCCGGTTTTGTGGTCTGTAGCTTTGGCATGCTAGGACCTACCAAGCTAAACCATCGACTACTAGAGGCTTGGTTGACTACACCTTTGGCTAAAGACAAAAACTGCCGCCTTTTTTTCGTGGGGGAAAATCAAAGCGGAGAATACGGAGCCAAGATGCTTGAAGCTATTCGAAAAAGCGGCTGCGCTGATCGAATTAGTATAACGGGCTTTATGCCTGTGGAACAGTACCGGCAGTACTTGGCGGCAGCGGATGTAGCCGTTCAACTTCGTTCATTTTCTCGGGGCGAAACTTCGGCAGCCGTTTTGGATTGTATGAATTACAACTTGCCAACTTTGGTAAACGCCCACGGTTCACTGGCGGAGCTTCCTGGAGACTGTGTTGTCATGCTCCCTGATGATTTTACAAACGAACAGTTGGCACAGGCGCTGGAAGCATTATGGCGTGACCCGCAACAGCGTCAAGCTATTGGCAATCGAGCCAGCAATCATATACTAGCGCATCATGCACCGCGTCGGATTGCCGACCAGTATACTCAAGCCATTGAAAGTTTTTATAATAGTCCCGCGGTGCTTCGCCAACGATTAATACAATCCATTGTTGCCATTGAGGGTGCCCCCGGCGAAGAAGGTTCGTGGCTTAATCTAGCCCGGGCTGTAACAGAGGATCTGCCGTTGCCTCAACCACAAAAGCAATTACTGGTGGATATATCGGTATTGGTCGAACAGGATGCTAAGAGTGGAATCCAGCGGGTGGTGCGCAGTGTGTTGATGGAATTATTGGAGCATCCTCCGGCGGGTTTCCGGGTGGAGCCTGTATATGCCAAAACGGAAGTTCCTTATCATTATGCCCGCCGTTTCACTATGAAATTTATGTCGTGTCCTGATGATGTGCTTATTGATGAACCCGTTGAGTTTCATCAAGGCGATATTTTTCTGGGTCTTGACCTGGCTTCAGGGATTGTCCCACACCATTCCCAATTTTTCGCAAAAATGCGTGACCAGGGTGGATATGTGTATTTTATTATATATGATATTTTGCCAATTCTATATCCGGACTTTTTCTCTACAGCTGTTCGTGACTTGCATATAAAATGGTTAAACACCATTACCCGACAAGGGTACGGCGCACTCTGTATTTCCCGCGCTGTGGCGGATGAACTTGCCATGTGGTTGGAAAGCGTTCAAGTGCATCGTCATCGCCCCTTTAAAATCGGCTGGTTTCACTTAGGTGCGGACATCGATGCCAGCCTGCCCACCAGAGGATTACCCGATCGTTTTGATGCCCAGCTAGCTCAGCTACGCACCCTGCCTAGTGTGTTGATGGTAGGCACGGTGGAGCCACGCAAAGGGCATTCCCAGGCCCTGGCGGCCTTCGAACGGCTTTGGGCGCAGGGGATGGAGGCAAACTTGGTGATTGTCGGGAAACAAGGTTGGATGGTTGAAGAGTTGGCTGGGCGGTTGCAAAATCACCCGGAGTTAGGCAAACGTCTTTTTTGGTACCAGGGTATTAGTGATGAGGCACTGCTCAAGCTGTATGAAACGGCAACTGGCGTGCTTATAGCTTCCGAAGGGGAGGGCTTCGGTCTTCCTCTAATCGAGGCCGCCCGGCATTGCCGGCCAATTTTGGCCCGGGATATTCCTGTGTTCCGAGAAGTGGCCGGGGACTACGCCAGCTATTTTTCCGCTGACACCCCGGAAGAGCTGGCGGAGGCGTTAAGGGAGTGGCTAATAGCCTTGCAGTCTGGAACCGTGCCTTTTCCAGAAGGTATGCCCTGGCAGACATGGGCGGACAGTACTAAACAAATTGTTGAATTATTAACAGATTCAAACCACCCTAATTGGATACATCACTGGCTGCCCGCTTCCAATAGCAAATTAACCAAAAATTAA
- a CDS encoding FkbM family methyltransferase yields MFVSYAQNFEDVMLWRALKHVEKGFYIDIGAQDPVVDSVSLAFYEHGWRGVHIEPSSYYADKLRLARPDETVIQAAVGSKSGVISFYEIDETGLSTGDAQIAEKHRMAGFSVKETAVSCLPLAEFLERYRDYQIHWLKIDVEGMESEVIRGWSPSEVRPWIIVVESTLPLTQIETHGEWEPILLELGYEFVYFDGLNRFYVSGAHQELKKYFRYPPNVFDSVVLSGTSSNVFCALLNNKLEQREQEFNARMELSKKENQHLTAALAEQVRKNNELHDCVERLNHEREEIEENMKSTNKRLHELESNQVRQEAAYSELQARAEWLNNEWNSAKAKIDALNGEIHQWWMVADGVNRELQSVYASMSWRLTKPLRLVNKLLKSIPGYIKATLLYAKYLPRRLARWFLELGLAHVRRHPRRKAYIKGLLARWPRLQAQIYAIAEARNNQTTIKTSSPSTIVPTGSLDLSGCPASVRTTYLQLWVARGQVVQNREKEGCP; encoded by the coding sequence ATGTTTGTTTCATATGCGCAAAACTTTGAGGATGTCATGCTTTGGCGTGCACTAAAGCATGTGGAAAAGGGTTTTTACATTGACATAGGTGCTCAAGATCCCGTGGTTGACTCGGTGAGCCTGGCATTTTATGAACATGGTTGGCGTGGGGTTCATATAGAACCGTCATCTTATTACGCGGATAAACTTCGTCTTGCACGCCCTGATGAAACCGTTATCCAGGCCGCCGTAGGAAGCAAGAGCGGAGTGATCAGTTTTTATGAAATTGATGAAACGGGCCTAAGCACCGGAGATGCGCAAATTGCTGAAAAACACCGGATGGCGGGTTTTAGTGTTAAGGAAACAGCAGTATCTTGCCTGCCGCTGGCAGAATTTTTAGAGCGCTACCGGGACTACCAGATTCACTGGTTAAAAATAGATGTGGAGGGTATGGAAAGCGAAGTAATCCGGGGCTGGTCTCCGTCGGAGGTTAGACCGTGGATAATTGTGGTCGAAAGCACCTTGCCTTTAACCCAAATAGAAACACATGGTGAGTGGGAGCCCATTCTCCTTGAACTTGGTTACGAATTTGTCTATTTTGATGGTTTGAACCGGTTTTATGTTTCGGGAGCTCATCAGGAGCTCAAGAAGTATTTTCGATATCCCCCAAATGTCTTTGATAGTGTTGTTTTGAGTGGAACAAGCAGTAATGTTTTTTGTGCGTTGCTAAATAATAAATTGGAGCAGCGGGAGCAAGAATTTAATGCCCGAATGGAACTAAGCAAAAAAGAAAACCAACATTTGACGGCTGCTTTGGCAGAGCAAGTAAGGAAGAACAACGAGCTGCATGATTGCGTTGAAAGGCTAAACCATGAACGGGAAGAAATTGAGGAAAACATGAAATCTACAAACAAACGTCTTCATGAACTTGAGTCTAATCAAGTTCGGCAGGAGGCAGCTTATAGCGAACTGCAGGCTCGGGCTGAGTGGTTAAATAATGAATGGAACTCTGCAAAAGCTAAGATTGATGCACTTAACGGTGAAATTCATCAATGGTGGATGGTGGCGGATGGGGTTAATCGTGAACTGCAGTCGGTATATGCCAGCATGTCTTGGCGCTTGACAAAGCCTTTACGGTTGGTGAACAAACTTTTAAAAAGTATCCCCGGATACATTAAAGCCACATTATTATATGCTAAATATTTACCTCGGCGTCTTGCCCGGTGGTTTCTTGAGTTAGGATTAGCCCATGTGCGTAGACACCCTAGGCGTAAAGCCTACATTAAAGGTCTCCTGGCCCGCTGGCCGCGGCTACAAGCGCAAATCTATGCTATTGCGGAAGCGCGAAATAATCAGACAACAATAAAGACCTCCTCCCCATCTACCATAGTTCCCACTGGCAGTCTAGACCTAAGCGGTTGCCCGGCTTCAGTTAGAACAACTTACCTGCAGCTTTGGGTAGCTCGTGGCCAGGTTGTCCAAAACCGGGAAAAGGAGGGGTGCCCGTGA
- the gmd gene encoding GDP-mannose 4,6-dehydratase, translated as MKTAVITGITGQDGAYLAELLLEKGYTVYGTYRRTSSVNFWRIEELGIAKHPNLHLVEYDLTDLSAAIRLLQKTGANEVYNLAAQSFVALSFDQPITTAEITGLGVLNLLEAVRIVNPQIRFYQASTSEMFGKVQAIPQNEQTPFYPRSPYGAAKLYAHWITVNYRESYDIFACSGILFNHESPLRGLEFVTRKITDAVAKIKLGRLDYLELGNLDAKRDWGYAKEYVEGMWMMLQASQPDTYVLATGRSTTVRDFVHMAFRAAGIELAFRGEGLEETAIDTLTGKTLVRVNPKFYRPAEVDMLLGDPSKAKRQLGWEPKTTLEELCRMMVEADLRRNERGYSF; from the coding sequence ATGAAGACAGCTGTCATTACCGGTATCACCGGCCAGGATGGGGCTTACCTGGCTGAGCTTCTGCTGGAAAAAGGATATACAGTATATGGTACTTACCGTCGAACGAGTTCCGTAAATTTTTGGCGCATTGAAGAACTTGGCATAGCAAAACATCCAAATCTTCATCTGGTTGAATATGATCTTACTGATTTGAGTGCAGCTATTCGTTTGCTGCAAAAAACCGGTGCAAATGAAGTATATAACCTGGCAGCGCAAAGTTTTGTAGCGTTGTCCTTTGACCAGCCTATTACTACTGCTGAGATTACCGGTCTAGGGGTGCTGAACCTGCTGGAGGCTGTGCGCATAGTTAATCCACAAATTCGTTTTTATCAGGCATCTACCTCTGAAATGTTCGGTAAAGTTCAGGCGATACCGCAAAATGAGCAAACGCCGTTTTACCCGCGTAGCCCATACGGTGCAGCAAAACTCTATGCTCACTGGATAACTGTCAACTATCGCGAAAGTTATGATATTTTTGCCTGCAGCGGAATTCTGTTTAACCATGAGTCACCTTTACGGGGTCTTGAATTTGTAACGCGGAAAATTACCGACGCTGTAGCTAAAATTAAGCTTGGCCGGCTGGATTACCTGGAATTGGGAAACCTCGATGCTAAACGGGATTGGGGTTATGCTAAAGAATATGTGGAGGGTATGTGGATGATGTTGCAGGCTTCTCAACCGGATACTTATGTGCTGGCTACAGGCCGGTCAACAACGGTAAGGGATTTTGTGCACATGGCCTTTCGAGCAGCTGGTATTGAGCTTGCCTTCCGTGGTGAAGGATTGGAAGAAACAGCAATTGATACATTAACCGGTAAAACCCTGGTGCGTGTTAACCCGAAGTTTTACCGCCCGGCCGAGGTGGACATGCTTCTGGGTGATCCTTCTAAAGCTAAACGTCAGCTGGGCTGGGAGCCCAAGACTACTTTGGAGGAACTTTGTCGAATGATGGTGGAGGCGGATTTGCGCCGCAATGAAAGGGGGTACTCTTTCTGA
- a CDS encoding glycosyltransferase: MKVALIHDWLTNYGGAEKVIESFHRIFPTAPVFTVFYDQSRLPDSFKGMDIRTSFLQRVPFGRKKHQWFLQFMPLAVEQFNLSEYDLVLSSSSCCAKGVITGADVCHVCYCNTPMRYAWDFYHEYIANKGLMMRGYIAWQMNRIRQWDRTSADRVDYFIANSHYIANRIKKHYKRDSYVIYPPVDTDFYYPCGEEKEFFLCGGRLVGYKRIDLAVEAFSQLRLPLWVVGDGEEYKNLKKIAGSCVKFLGKVNDSELRSLYQQCRAFIFPGEEDFGIMPLEAQACGRPVIAFGKGGALETVVEGQTGIFFERQTVESLKDAIKRFINSEDDFLCETITAHAKHFGQARFEMEIKKFVTDKYKVFKANLLDGVYT; this comes from the coding sequence ATGAAAGTTGCGCTGATACATGACTGGTTGACAAACTATGGAGGGGCAGAAAAGGTAATTGAGAGTTTTCATCGTATTTTCCCTACAGCGCCGGTTTTTACAGTTTTTTATGATCAGAGCCGTTTGCCGGATAGTTTCAAAGGGATGGACATAAGGACCTCCTTTCTGCAACGGGTTCCCTTCGGACGCAAAAAACACCAGTGGTTTTTACAATTTATGCCTCTGGCGGTTGAGCAATTTAACTTATCTGAATATGATCTGGTACTCAGTTCATCATCCTGCTGCGCCAAGGGTGTAATTACAGGTGCTGATGTTTGCCACGTATGTTATTGCAATACTCCCATGCGGTATGCCTGGGATTTTTATCACGAATATATCGCTAATAAGGGTCTGATGATGCGTGGTTATATTGCCTGGCAGATGAATAGGATAAGGCAATGGGATCGTACCAGTGCAGATCGAGTGGATTATTTTATAGCTAATTCTCATTATATTGCTAACAGAATCAAAAAACATTACAAGCGTGATTCTTATGTCATTTACCCGCCGGTGGATACGGATTTTTACTACCCATGCGGGGAGGAAAAAGAATTTTTTTTATGTGGCGGCAGGCTTGTGGGATACAAAAGAATAGATTTGGCAGTAGAAGCCTTTTCACAACTACGGCTTCCCCTTTGGGTTGTCGGAGATGGTGAAGAATATAAAAACCTTAAAAAAATAGCAGGTTCCTGCGTTAAGTTTTTAGGAAAAGTTAATGACTCGGAATTGCGTAGCTTGTATCAACAATGCCGGGCTTTTATCTTCCCCGGGGAAGAGGATTTCGGAATTATGCCTTTGGAAGCCCAAGCATGCGGTCGTCCGGTAATTGCCTTTGGTAAGGGTGGAGCCCTTGAGACAGTGGTAGAAGGTCAAACGGGCATCTTTTTTGAGAGGCAAACGGTTGAATCTTTGAAGGATGCTATTAAGAGGTTTATTAATTCGGAAGATGATTTTTTATGTGAAACAATAACAGCCCATGCCAAACATTTTGGCCAGGCTAGATTCGAAATGGAAATAAAAAAATTTGTAACAGATAAGTATAAGGTTTTTAAAGCCAATTTATTAGATGGAGTTTATACGTAA
- a CDS encoding ABC transporter ATP-binding protein has product MNDVILDVRNVGKCFASYRSNLSRFLRWFGFPVRPEQEYWAVRDVSFTLHAGEALALIGQNGAGKSTLLKLITGTLRNTTGSITVNGRISAILELGLGFNPEFTGRQNVYLAGGLLGLSTRQIDEIIPVIEDFSELGEFFEQPLRVYSSGMQARLAFSVATAVRSDVLIVDEILSVGDSYFQHKSFDKIRQFKELGTTILLVTHSMGDVRALCDRVILLDNGKIIKDGQPDEVVDYYNALIAEKENAKLSIEQKRQRDGWLLTRSGNFKATVKDLKLLDGVTQEPVDTARVGQRLVLKLTAVINGDIPRLVLGYMLRDRTGHVVWGTNTWHTRQVIHDLKTGDEVEFCLPFTCTLGPGSYSFSPALVSSDTHLENNYEWVDNALVFDVINADKDTFIGTNWLDAVFYISRR; this is encoded by the coding sequence ATGAATGACGTTATTCTTGATGTGCGAAATGTTGGTAAATGTTTTGCCTCCTATCGTTCCAATCTGTCGCGTTTTCTTAGATGGTTCGGGTTTCCTGTTCGTCCCGAGCAGGAATACTGGGCGGTCAGGGATGTTTCTTTTACTTTGCATGCGGGCGAGGCACTTGCCCTTATTGGACAGAATGGGGCTGGCAAGAGTACTTTGCTTAAGTTAATCACTGGCACCTTGCGTAACACCACCGGCAGCATAACCGTCAATGGGCGCATCAGTGCCATTCTTGAACTTGGCCTGGGTTTTAATCCGGAATTCACCGGCCGACAAAATGTCTATTTGGCCGGTGGCCTATTGGGCCTTTCTACACGTCAGATTGACGAAATTATCCCGGTTATCGAAGACTTCTCCGAACTGGGTGAGTTTTTTGAACAGCCGCTGCGCGTTTATTCCAGTGGCATGCAAGCACGTCTGGCCTTTTCTGTAGCAACAGCCGTGCGCTCCGATGTGTTGATTGTTGACGAAATACTCTCGGTTGGAGATAGTTACTTCCAACATAAAAGCTTTGATAAAATAAGACAGTTTAAGGAACTGGGCACTACTATTCTGTTAGTGACTCATAGCATGGGCGATGTAAGGGCATTGTGTGACCGTGTTATTTTGCTTGACAATGGTAAAATCATAAAAGATGGCCAACCCGATGAAGTTGTTGATTATTACAACGCGCTGATTGCCGAAAAAGAAAACGCCAAACTGAGTATAGAGCAAAAGCGGCAACGCGACGGATGGCTACTTACCCGTTCAGGTAATTTCAAGGCAACCGTAAAAGACTTGAAATTATTGGACGGGGTCACGCAAGAGCCTGTGGACACAGCCAGAGTTGGGCAAAGGCTGGTATTAAAGCTCACTGCTGTAATTAACGGGGATATTCCTCGTTTGGTATTGGGTTATATGCTTCGGGACAGAACGGGACATGTTGTGTGGGGCACAAATACATGGCACACAAGGCAGGTAATCCATGACCTAAAAACAGGGGATGAAGTTGAATTTTGCTTACCTTTTACTTGTACCCTGGGACCGGGATCATATTCATTTTCTCCCGCCCTCGTAAGTTCGGACACTCATCTTGAAAACAATTATGAATGGGTTGATAATGCCCTGGTGTTTGACGTAATAAATGCAGATAAGGATACATTTATTGGCACAAATTGGCTTGACGCTGTCTTTTACATTAGCCGGAGGTAG